GAGCTGCCAAAGAAGCGTTATTGGAAAAACAGATTACCAAGTTGCAAtagattttgttattattttatatcaaaaaattgtttaaggccttgtatgtataagttacgcTTATGGTTTAGTATGTGCAGttgtgcactagtgctgcactctggcggcaaaacattgcagtaataagtACTCCCTATTATTTTTTATCGGGCTATTCGTTCAATCATGTATCGAGTACGACCACGGTCTTTAATAtataatgaattttaatttcttttttattttgctttattaaaacaaatagtttttcttaataaactgcttaagtattaagtaacatcaatttcaaggacattgggtgttgaaaGCCCCTTAATTtgtgtataaaagcggttttatttcattttttccacgattttaacaagtctacaaaattTTCGGTTTcaacaaaaaaacatgtttcggttggacactaaagatttttaaccgacttcaaaagaTTAGGTTTCTCAATTCGTCGCTTTGGTACCATAATACGCAAAACGTTGAAGTCTAGTACTTACTAATACGATTAAGGTCGGTATAAAGTGTTCCCTTTAGTATTTCTCGCTGGATTATATTATAtgatagatttagatttagatttatttatttcataatatgaaattacaatataaattattttacactaatctatacgaatttatattatgatgatACATTTAATATCCAATAAATTCGGTAGTCCTCTGTACTGTTTCAATTGGTTTTTCCTGTACAGCTTtcaacaaatataaataaattattgggTAATTGTATGAACTGTTGTATGAACTGTGATAGcaaattacaatttataaatacaatgaaACAGTACAAAAACGTCACCTGACGTAGGATGTGAACCCACGACTTCCGTCTAACTATGCTTTCGCTCTTACCAACTGAGCTATTCAGATACTAGGTACTTCTTATTATTTccgtttttgtattatttcattgtattgataaattgtaatttgctatcagataattctgcaaaaactcaaaaatgtattccaattataaattttatatttattacatttaagattatggtcagggaaaaacttgaaaaaacgcctggaaaaccgggaaaagtcagggaattttgGTTATAGTAAAGAGTGGTCACCCtgtgttcattacaggtagtgggtactgcaaCCAGTGacatcgaaatttattgtggtaaaattgttaccaatttagtatacttagagtaaacttacttaataattatacttattgattaatttaatatttcattaagtaatttaacaatgtacctgaaatttttacttaacatattagggcatttctgtttaaagtacccagaacttgAATTTAAAATTCAGAGAGAgaatttaaagtttagaatttttatattatttccactcagaatcgcaatctctttcgatacgagaaaaaagtgtcaccaaaatctcatacaattattttcttttgtccgttttattaaggtcatagaaggttgtattgaaaacatattcaaatggaccaataacatatgcctattacaaatcaactccgagttctctcgcacttctttgaagttcatcatcaggtccatctcgtgacatgagacctaactgctcacctagaggattctaaaaaacccatacaacatatgtctatcccaaaccaacaccgagttccctcgaacttctttgaagttcatcatcaggtccatctcgtgacatgagacctaactgctcacctagaggattctaaaaaacccatacaacatatgtctatcacaaaccaacaccgagttccctcgcacttctttgaagttcatcatcaggtccatctcgtgacatgagacctaactgctcacctagaggattctaaaaaacccatacaacatatgtctatcacaaaccaacaccgagttccctagCACTTCTttaaagttcatcatcaggtccatctcgtgacatgagacctaactgcttacctagaggattctaaaaaacccatacaacatatgtctatcacaaaccaacaccgagttccctcgcacttctttgaagttcatcatcaggtccatctcgtgacatgagacctaactgctcacctagaggattctaaaaaacccatacaacatatgtctatcacaaaccaacaccgagttccctcgcacttctttgaagttcatcatcaggtccatctcgtgacatgcgacctaactgctcacctagaggattctaaaaaacccatacaacatatgtctatcacaaaccaacaccgagttccctcgcacttctttgaagttcatcatcaggtccatctcgtgacagacctaactgctccgctgacctagaggattctaaaaaaacttacacaacatgttacctatatattatgtctaaaatggtacaatacggtatgacgaagcacgaagtttccgcaactgaaaaaccatcatcgtcacatcactagtcgaaagggaaagggatagcgcattgcattttcaagttgacgaaaagggacggacatacttcgcctctgcttactgaccagtataaaatgaaccccgcggacaagaaacattattcaatgaaataatgaatttcgctttcctgtgggatgttattccatctgttttgtaagtagaagtcttagatgacttgccacaccattttacgctgcaatatcccatgatttcccaatgaattcaatagtttacgatttattttcttagactcgtgcacactgctaacgtCGTAatcttgggcgcaactgatcggagcggcgcgcgaacaatcttatatttgacctatacaccatacgggcggtgaccgcaaGTCggcctataagctcggtctataggggttggtctgtggtaATGTTAGATGGCGGCACCATACACACTTCTGCCGAGGGTTGACTTTCCAATATCTTGCCAAATACTTTAAAATCACTGTTTGAGCGTAACTCTTACAAGATTATAACGTAATCAGTGTTGTGTTTGTTTGCTCTAGAGGAAGAATCTGCAGTCGAGTCAGAAAATCCAGAAATGCAGGATGAAGAAGGGCCCGGTGATACTGTATCGGGTACGTCTACTCCTCTACAATAAATGCAgtaatattcatattcatttaatcCATTGTTCTCATGTTCTTCCATTAAGTATCTCAGTAAACTGCCttaagtgatcaaaaatattacaacagttttacataaaaattcccagtagttaccactgaacCGAGTTAGTagtacctactgggaattttatttttgggaaaaaaaaaatcccaccaatTACCAGTGGTAACAACATGGTGGAACCTGGTGGGAATAATCCCAACCATCAGTAAAGTAATTGTTAAGAATTAGAAGACACATGtactaacagcaacactcctaactgtacatcggtggaccttattacaaaaggcataaggtccaccgatggacagttaacagtgtgggcggtggTGGTGGACAGGTTTAGAAGATGTGaataacactttcacacgtACAATGAACGACGTTAtttaatacatttgcgaaaaaaatcacaataaaataaatattggtaacatgagtattacaatacaatactttttgtacgtaataaatgtgtaatggcaaaataaaaaatatattaagtttttgaacatccaaactctGGTGTGGATGTATCAAATACGGTCAGAATTAAATCTAAAAATGCtgaaaaagtaaaaagcactacgtaaagtagcactttttgagcaattgtattaaaaagatTATTTGTTTCAGATGAAGAGTTCATAATCAAGCCAGAAACTGTGGACGAAGATGAGATGTCATGTAAGTACCAAATACCAGGCGATCGGTAGATTGTGATGAGTAGATACCcctcggccgaatatccggtatccagtcgccgaatattcggccggcggaactatacctacatttcgatatttcaggtgcgcattgtgcaggttttgctgtttaatttattttcaattttaatttgacatgtttcctagtgaacattTGCGCGGACTCATTTtcaggttcgaaatgagtgcacgtgcaagtcagtggaatgtttaaattgtttaataataataaactagtatgattatgaccgtgactgtttcttaaattttgtttactccgaaatcaagcaatgttactatccggtatccggccggatggtAGGTCACTATCTGGTATCcagccggatattaaaataatggccggataggccggataccggatagtaaccgaatatccggtgcatctctagtgaTGAGACGGAAACGTTTTCTATTTTGGTTGTTTTTCTAATGTCTGTTAATCTGCTTCGATCTCTTAGTTTTATTCCCAGCATGCTCCTCTCCATACTGGCCATGTCCATACTTACATACTGTATAAGTTGTATAATAATCCGCTACAATACATGGCCGTTTACTTTTGTATTAGTATGGAACAGCGCTAACGCTAAGGATGGTCAATGTGAGTAAACGTCTGGACTGATATTGATGACTCTCTTCAGGCGATTTGTCTTGCTTGTCCGAGTGGCACTCTTTAGTGTTATGGAGAAAATCTCATGAAACGTCGATTATCTATGTGAAATTCgccatcactacaccttataaaacaatgtcctccaccgcgtctgtctgtatgtgtgtatgtatgttcgcgataaactcgaaaactactgaacggattttcaagcAGTTTttacctatcgatagagtgattcttgaggaaggtttgtgtataatttgttaagctattgtgtaacccgtgcgaaaccggggcgggtcgctagtatgcTAAAGAGCTCGAATAAattgttttgttaatttgtttcaGTGTGTTCGGACGGCAGCGCCGCCCGCGTCAGGGAACAGCTCGCGATGGCGTGTTACGTGGTGCTCGAGCGCCTTCGCGGCGACGCGATTGTTCACAAAGGAGACAAAACATACGACTGCGAATACTGCGGCGATAATTTCAGAAATAAGTCAATATTAAACAACCACATACAAAACACACACTTGTTGACCGGACCAACACCATTTGCTTGTGATTTTTGTAGTTCTACTTTTCAAACAAAATTTCTTATAATCGAACACGAGAAAAGCGAACACTGTGTTAAAAATTTCATGTGTGCTGAATGTGAGTATACAACAAGTTCCAAGAAAAGTTTGGAGACTCATTTAAAGAGTCACTCAGTTaagaataattttaattgtagtcGCTGTAGCTACACGAGTTCGTGTAAAAGTAATTTACACAAACACCAAACAATACACATGGCTGGAAAACCTTTTCAGTGTAGCAACTGCGATTTCAAATACAATCAGAAATCAGAATTACGAACACACCACAGGATACACACCGGCGAAAAGCCGTTCAAATGTAgtcattgcgactacaagtgcagtaATAGGTCAGGCTTACGCAGACAcgaaaggacacatactggcgagaagccttttcagtgtagccattGTGATTACAAATTCACTCAAAAATTAAGCTTACAACGTCACATAAGAATACACACCGGAGAAAAGCCGTACAAATGTAgtcattgcgactacaagtgcagtcTGAGTTCAAGCTTACGCATACAcgaaaggacacatactggcgagaagccttttcaatgtagtcactgtgattacaaaaGTAATCAGAAATCACACTTAAATATACACCAGAGGATACACACTGGAgaaaagccttacaaatgtagtCATTGTGACTACAAGTGCAGTCGGAGTTCAAGCTTACGCAAACAcgaaaggacacatactggcgagaagccttttcattgtagccactgtgattacaaatgcagtcggaaatcaaatttaaaaacaCACCAGACAATACATACTAGGCAAAAGCCTTTCAAATGTAAGTAGTGATCGTGATTACAATGTCGTGATATACAATATATGAACGAATTCCATTcatgtgtccatgcaattttgcaaaTCGTTATACATGTTTCACAATCTATTTTGAGCTTTTGGAAAGTAAGTAAgagtttaaataaaaagttttaggcgaaatttcatttttgttacaagcttttatcgctgactgtacttttctatcCACAGGTAACACACATCTCATCTACACACTAACAACCCCAAATAGAGGGCCATTTTTTCAGGTTTCAGGTTAGGtttcgttcatgtcgtctcggatatgggtgaatatggtatcgatgc
The Cydia splendana chromosome 20, ilCydSple1.2, whole genome shotgun sequence DNA segment above includes these coding regions:
- the LOC134800613 gene encoding zinc finger protein 436-like; translation: MDVTRACHCCLRYSPDKDLTMPYTHLGKTEIYADMIKESFDIQLVVGGSGSCGICSACVGRLRDASDFKLQVQRSQAELQARLQGASRVKEEESAVEDPEMQDGDGTSEPVSDDMLRLNMAAGDGASDEGEPLLHEELIIKPESNEDETSDEMSLEERAVKSESSDAASDEDCVSVSSDGSAARAVRTAAPPARTTEQLAMACSVVLERLRDDAEVHIHSGTLAHRTAAVMDVTRACRCCLRCAPDKDLTTPYTHLGKPEIYADMLKESFDIHLVLDGSDSCGICSVCVGRLRDASDFKLQVQRSQAELQARLQGVSHVKEEESAVESENPEMQDEEGPGDTVSDEEFIIKPETVDEDEMSLCSDGSAARVREQLAMACYVVLERLRGDAIVHKGDKTYDCEYCGDNFRNKSILNNHIQNTHLLTGPTPFACDFCSSTFQTKFLIIEHEKSEHCVKNFMCAECEYTTSSKKSLETHLKSHSVKNNFNCSRCSYTSSCKSNLHKHQTIHMAGKPFQCSNCDFKYNQKSELRTHHRIHTGEKPFKCSHCDYKCSNRSGLRRHERTHTGEKPFQCSHCDYKFTQKLSLQRHIRIHTGEKPYKCSHCDYKCSLSSSLRIHERTHTGEKPFQCSHCDYKSNQKSHLNIHQRIHTGEKPYKCSHCDYKCSRSSSLRKHERTHTGEKPFHCSHCDYKCSRKSNLKTHQTIHTRQKPFKCK